From the genome of Psychroserpens ponticola, one region includes:
- the rpsF gene encoding 30S ribosomal protein S6, whose translation MNHYETVFILNPVLSDDQIKETVQKYEDFLVSRGAKMVAKEDWGLKKLAYAIQNKKSGFYHLFEYTVDGEVINPLEVEFRRDERFMRYLTVKLDKHAIAWAEKRRIRDKQKA comes from the coding sequence ATGAATCATTATGAAACTGTTTTCATCTTAAATCCCGTTTTATCTGACGATCAGATAAAGGAAACAGTACAGAAATATGAAGATTTTCTTGTTTCTAGAGGAGCGAAGATGGTAGCCAAAGAAGATTGGGGCTTAAAAAAATTAGCCTATGCAATCCAAAACAAAAAAAGTGGTTTTTATCACTTATTTGAATACACTGTTGATGGAGAAGTAATAAATCCATTAGAAGTAGAGTTTAGACGTGATGAGCGTTTTATGCGTTACTTGACAGTAAAATTAGACAAGCATGCGATTGCTTGGGCAGAGAAGAGAAGAATCAGAGATAAACAAAAAGCGTAA
- a CDS encoding DUF6495 family protein, translated as MKYSRLTKEQFEELHQEFINFLATQSITAEEWTGIKANKPEVAEEELDVFSDIIWEGVLSKVEFLEHISPQQMHLFHCTDKQMRLIALKIKATDIDITTNEGYDWFRDNLMSDDIEFFTAKKDYSESENQDKFKLIQEGASITKGELYQYFENLVSK; from the coding sequence ATGAAATATTCAAGACTTACAAAAGAACAATTTGAAGAGTTGCATCAAGAATTCATCAACTTTTTGGCAACACAATCGATTACTGCTGAAGAATGGACAGGTATAAAAGCCAATAAGCCTGAAGTAGCTGAAGAGGAGCTTGATGTCTTTAGTGATATCATTTGGGAAGGTGTATTGTCTAAAGTTGAGTTTCTAGAACATATTTCTCCTCAACAAATGCATTTGTTTCATTGTACAGATAAGCAGATGCGATTAATTGCACTCAAAATTAAAGCTACAGATATAGACATTACAACTAATGAAGGCTATGATTGGTTTAGAGATAATTTGATGTCTGATGACATAGAATTCTTTACAGCTAAAAAAGACTATTCAGAAAGTGAAAATCAAGATAAGTTTAAACTTATACAAGAAGGAGCAAGCATCACTAAAGGCGAACTTTATCAATATTTTGAAAATTTAGTAAGTAAATAA
- the rplI gene encoding 50S ribosomal protein L9, which produces MELILKQDVENLGFKDDVVTVKNGYGRNFLIPQGQAVMATPSAKKVLAETLKQRAFKEKSIVDAANQTAEGLKALEIKIASKVGSGDKLFGSVNNIDIANALQKAGHEIDKKFISVAGGSVKRLGKYDAVIRLHREVSVDLPFEVVAEA; this is translated from the coding sequence ATGGAACTTATATTAAAACAAGACGTTGAAAATTTAGGATTTAAAGACGATGTTGTAACGGTTAAGAACGGTTATGGTAGAAATTTTTTAATTCCTCAAGGTCAAGCCGTAATGGCTACGCCTTCTGCTAAGAAAGTATTAGCAGAAACTTTAAAGCAAAGAGCTTTTAAAGAGAAGAGTATTGTTGATGCAGCTAATCAAACTGCTGAAGGACTTAAAGCATTAGAAATTAAAATTGCTTCTAAAGTTGGATCAGGAGATAAATTATTTGGATCTGTGAACAATATTGATATAGCAAATGCTTTACAAAAAGCTGGTCATGAGATTGACAAAAAATTCATCTCTGTTGCTGGTGGATCTGTAAAACGTTTAGGAAAGTACGATGCTGTGATTAGATTACACAGAGAAGTATCTGTAGATTTACCATTTGAAGTTGTAGCTGAAGCTTAA
- the hisS gene encoding histidine--tRNA ligase: MAQKPSIPKGTRDFNPEEVSKRNYIFNTIRSQFEVFGFQPIETPSFENSSTLMGKYGEEGDRLIFKILNSGDYLSKVDTELYDSKDSIKITSNISEKALRYDLTVPFARYVVQHQNEIDFPFKRYQIQPVWRADRPQKGRFREFYQCDADVVGSNSLWQEVEFVQLYDAVFSALGLNGVTIKINNRKILSGIAEVIGAQDKLIDFTVALDKLDKIGEEKVKAEMIQKGIPQSGIDKLQPLFSLTGDFGAQVSELKSILNTSEEGKKGIEELEFINQGIESLGLKTAKLQLDVTLARGLNYYTGAIFEVSAPEGVKMGSIGGGGRYDDLTGIFGLKDMSGVGISFGLDRIALVLEDLGLFPETVTNTVNVLFINFGDAEALASMKAIKKLREHGISTELFPDNKKTIKQFNYANKRNIPFVVLLGESEINSNTFTLKNMKTGDQESLSFDDMLKAIQQ, encoded by the coding sequence ATGGCACAAAAACCAAGCATACCAAAAGGCACGAGAGATTTTAATCCTGAAGAAGTTTCAAAACGTAATTATATTTTTAATACGATTAGAAGTCAGTTTGAGGTTTTCGGATTTCAACCTATCGAAACACCAAGTTTTGAAAATTCAAGCACCTTAATGGGGAAATATGGAGAAGAAGGTGATCGCTTGATTTTTAAGATTCTGAATAGTGGTGATTATTTAAGTAAAGTTGATACCGAACTTTATGATTCTAAAGATTCAATAAAAATTACTTCAAATATCTCAGAAAAAGCCCTTCGTTACGATTTAACTGTTCCCTTTGCGAGATATGTTGTACAACACCAAAATGAGATAGATTTTCCGTTTAAACGCTATCAAATTCAGCCCGTTTGGAGAGCAGATCGACCACAAAAAGGTCGATTTAGAGAATTTTATCAATGTGATGCAGATGTAGTTGGGAGTAATTCACTTTGGCAAGAAGTAGAATTTGTTCAATTGTATGATGCCGTGTTTTCGGCTTTAGGCTTGAATGGTGTAACAATAAAAATCAATAACCGTAAAATTTTATCTGGAATTGCTGAAGTTATTGGAGCACAAGATAAACTTATCGATTTTACAGTGGCTTTAGATAAGCTTGATAAAATAGGAGAGGAGAAGGTAAAAGCTGAAATGATTCAGAAAGGAATTCCGCAGTCAGGAATTGATAAATTACAGCCTTTATTTAGTTTAACAGGAGATTTTGGAGCTCAGGTTTCAGAATTGAAATCGATTTTAAATACTTCCGAAGAAGGTAAAAAAGGGATTGAAGAATTAGAATTTATAAATCAAGGCATTGAATCACTTGGCTTAAAAACAGCGAAACTTCAACTTGATGTGACCTTAGCACGTGGATTAAACTATTACACTGGAGCAATTTTTGAAGTGTCTGCTCCAGAAGGGGTTAAAATGGGATCGATTGGAGGAGGAGGTCGTTATGATGATTTAACAGGAATCTTCGGATTGAAAGATATGAGTGGTGTAGGCATTAGTTTTGGTTTGGACCGAATCGCTTTAGTGCTTGAAGATTTAGGTTTGTTTCCTGAAACAGTTACCAATACAGTAAATGTGTTGTTTATTAATTTTGGTGATGCTGAAGCTTTAGCGAGCATGAAAGCTATAAAGAAACTTCGTGAACATGGTATAAGCACTGAATTATTTCCAGATAATAAGAAAACGATTAAGCAATTTAATTATGCGAATAAACGTAATATCCCTTTTGTTGTGCTTTTAGGTGAGTCTGAAATAAATTCGAATACCTTCACGTTAAAGAATATGAAAACAGGGGATCAAGAATCCCTTTCATTTGATGACATGTTGAAAGCCATACAACAGTAA
- a CDS encoding LytR/AlgR family response regulator transcription factor yields the protein MTLNCVVVDDSAIQRLSIVKLIENHSSLNLIAEYSSALETKNGLNTHKVDLIFLDIEMPVLNGFELLDVLNNKPQIIFVTGKTEYAFKAFNYDATDYLQKPITRERFNTSVEKALEQHKLKLDFNETDGEHIFVKSNLKKRKVYIKDIKWIEALGDYVKLVTEENSLVVLSTMKAFEHELPEGKFLRIHKSYIVNLDKVDRFNSKNVEVGAYEIPLSRNKKTQLVDALNNI from the coding sequence ATGACTTTAAACTGTGTAGTAGTTGATGATTCTGCGATTCAACGATTATCGATTGTAAAGTTAATTGAGAATCATTCCTCACTTAACCTTATTGCAGAATACAGCAGCGCGCTAGAGACCAAGAACGGGCTTAATACTCATAAGGTAGATTTAATCTTCCTAGATATTGAGATGCCAGTACTTAACGGTTTTGAATTGCTCGATGTACTCAACAACAAACCCCAAATTATTTTCGTTACAGGTAAAACTGAATACGCATTTAAAGCTTTTAATTATGACGCAACGGATTATTTACAGAAACCTATAACTAGGGAGCGTTTTAATACATCTGTAGAAAAAGCCTTAGAGCAACATAAACTTAAGCTTGATTTTAATGAAACTGATGGTGAACACATTTTTGTGAAAAGTAACCTGAAAAAACGTAAAGTTTACATCAAAGATATTAAATGGATTGAAGCTCTTGGTGACTATGTAAAATTAGTTACTGAAGAAAATAGCTTGGTCGTTTTATCTACAATGAAAGCTTTTGAACATGAATTACCTGAGGGTAAATTCTTAAGAATCCATAAATCGTACATTGTCAACCTTGACAAAGTAGATCGATTTAATAGCAAAAATGTTGAAGTTGGCGCTTATGAGATTCCATTAAGTAGAAACAAGAAAACCCAACTTGTCGACGCTTTAAACAATATTTAA
- the rpsR gene encoding 30S ribosomal protein S18: MSSIEQQAKGKKDGEIRYLTPLNIDTSKTKKYCRFKKSGIKYVDYKDADWLLGFVNEQGKLLPRRLTGTSLKYQRKVSVAVKRARHLALMPYVVDLLK, translated from the coding sequence ATGTCTTCAATTGAACAACAAGCTAAAGGAAAAAAAGATGGAGAGATTAGATATCTTACTCCATTAAATATAGACACAAGCAAAACTAAAAAGTATTGCCGTTTCAAGAAATCTGGTATCAAATATGTTGATTACAAAGATGCAGATTGGTTACTTGGTTTTGTTAACGAGCAAGGTAAATTGTTGCCAAGACGTTTAACAGGAACTTCTTTAAAATACCAAAGAAAAGTATCTGTTGCAGTAAAAAGAGCTCGTCATTTGGCTTTAATGCCATACGTAGTAGATTTATTAAAATAA
- a CDS encoding ABC transporter permease, translating to MFSLVRENIRIAFDSIKSQLLRTILTILIIAIGITALVGILSAVSALENTISSDFSSMGANTFNIQRYEFNTQRQGEKQKVNPVISYRDVKAFEEKYAFPFTKTSISFVGTRTAEVKHDNEKTDPEVQILGVNENYITNSGLEVELGREINYFDVQNSNSVCVIGSDLRKALLNDVNPINKTISVRGSKFKVIGVLKEKGSTFGNNQDLRVIMPLQKARTIFTNPNINYSLSVKTDKKDMLEGAQDDAILLFRNVRGLNPIEENNFGLERSDDLINRIGSITGVLETAAWIISIITIFGSTIALLNMMLVSVTERTREIGVRKALGAKRSTIAFQFFIETIIIGQLGGLLGIIFGILLGFGFAAIVDFKFVIPWSAMIAATIITFIVAVISGSYPANKAAKLDPIESLRYE from the coding sequence ATGTTTTCATTAGTTAGAGAGAATATCCGAATTGCTTTTGATTCTATCAAGAGTCAATTACTTCGTACAATCCTTACCATTTTAATCATAGCTATTGGTATTACGGCCTTAGTTGGGATTTTGAGCGCTGTTTCTGCACTTGAAAATACAATCTCTAGTGATTTTTCATCAATGGGAGCCAATACTTTTAACATTCAGCGTTATGAGTTTAACACACAGCGACAAGGCGAAAAACAAAAAGTTAATCCTGTAATTAGCTATAGAGATGTAAAAGCATTTGAGGAAAAATATGCCTTTCCGTTCACAAAAACATCTATATCATTTGTAGGTACTCGTACAGCTGAAGTTAAACACGATAATGAAAAAACAGATCCTGAAGTTCAGATTTTAGGCGTTAATGAAAATTACATCACCAACTCTGGTTTGGAAGTAGAATTAGGAAGAGAAATCAATTACTTTGATGTACAAAACAGTAATAGCGTCTGTGTTATTGGTAGTGATCTTAGAAAAGCACTATTAAATGATGTGAATCCAATTAATAAAACCATAAGTGTTAGAGGTTCAAAATTTAAAGTCATAGGTGTCTTAAAAGAAAAAGGTTCAACCTTTGGGAACAATCAGGATCTTAGAGTAATTATGCCTTTGCAAAAAGCACGTACTATTTTCACAAACCCAAACATCAATTACAGCTTAAGTGTAAAAACTGATAAAAAAGACATGTTAGAAGGTGCACAAGATGATGCCATTTTGCTCTTCAGAAATGTTAGAGGATTAAACCCTATTGAAGAAAACAACTTTGGATTGGAACGAAGTGATGACTTAATTAATCGTATTGGTTCTATAACCGGAGTTTTAGAAACTGCAGCTTGGATTATTAGTATCATTACAATTTTTGGATCAACAATCGCACTTTTAAATATGATGCTAGTATCTGTAACCGAGAGAACTAGAGAGATTGGCGTAAGGAAAGCTTTAGGCGCTAAGCGGAGTACAATAGCGTTTCAATTTTTTATAGAAACGATCATTATCGGTCAGTTAGGTGGCCTTTTAGGAATCATATTTGGGATACTTCTTGGCTTCGGATTTGCAGCCATTGTGGACTTTAAATTCGTGATCCCATGGTCAGCCATGATTGCAGCCACCATTATTACGTTTATAGTTGCTGTTATTTCAGGTTCTTATCCAGCTAATAAAGCAGCAAAACTTGATCCAATTGAGTCATTACGTTACGAGTAA